CCCATAGGGTAACCATGACGGTTTTGTTGCCAACCTTTGGGATCGGGCGGCTTCAGCGCCGTTGGTGAGAGCGTCAGGGCGCGGCAGTAGCATCCGCTACCGCCAACGGCCAGCCGGTGATGGTCTTGGCGCGAGGAGTGGCGTACGTCCGGACTTTTGACGTGGACAACCCCATCCGCACGAGCGACTCCGCGATAGTGACGGCGGCGGCCACCCCGTCCACCACTGGCACTGAAGCCCTGTGCCGGATCTGCTCGTCCAGCCCTGCCATGCCGCCGCAGCCCAGGACAATGACCTCTGCCTTGTCTTCTGTTACCGCGAGCAGCGACTGCTCCACGATGGCTTCGATTGCGCGGTCCGGGTCCTCTTCCAACTCCAGGACTGCCAGCCCGCTGGCGCGGACAGACGCGCAGCGGGCATCGAGTCCGGCAAGCCTCAGCCGGTCTTCGATCAAGGGCACGGTCCGGTCCAGGGTGGTGACCACCGAATATTTGTGCCCGAGGAACATCGCAGTGCTGGCAGCGGCCTCGGTGATGTCAACTACCGGAACGTCGAGGAGTTCCTGCAGTCCTTCGCGACCGTGTTCGCCATAGCCGGCCTGGATCACAGCGTCGTACGGCCCCTCATAGGACAGCACCGTGTCCATCACGCCGATGGCTGCGAGATAGCTTTCGAAATTTCCTTCGCAGGAATCGGCACCGAACCGGGGCGTGAGTCCGATGATTTCCGTTCCTGCGGCCGCAACCTGCCGTGCCTGGGCGGCGATGGTGTCGGTCATGGACTGGGTTGTGTTGACGTTGGCAACGAGAATTCGCATGGTTCCTTTCCTGCAGTCTGGCGTTGAGGGTTTGAAGCTGCTCTCTCAGAAGTATGCCCCGGATGGATACTGTTCGCGGAGCCGGTGATTGACCTTGCCGTGCGCCGTGAGACGGTTGTTTCATGAGGATCGACGAGCGAATCGAACAACACTATTCGGGACTAGGGCCGCAGGAGCAGAAGGCCGCCGA
This genomic window from Arthrobacter sp. 24S4-2 contains:
- a CDS encoding aspartate/glutamate racemase family protein; protein product: MRILVANVNTTQSMTDTIAAQARQVAAAGTEIIGLTPRFGADSCEGNFESYLAAIGVMDTVLSYEGPYDAVIQAGYGEHGREGLQELLDVPVVDITEAAASTAMFLGHKYSVVTTLDRTVPLIEDRLRLAGLDARCASVRASGLAVLELEEDPDRAIEAIVEQSLLAVTEDKAEVIVLGCGGMAGLDEQIRHRASVPVVDGVAAAVTIAESLVRMGLSTSKVRTYATPRAKTITGWPLAVADATAAP